The Lepus europaeus isolate LE1 chromosome 5, mLepTim1.pri, whole genome shotgun sequence genome includes the window ggagccagaaatgaaaGAATTCCTGGGTGATGAGCCTCCAGGCAGGAGTGGGTGGGGAGTTCCGGGGGCGCCTGACACAGCTGAATGGAGGAGGGGGTCAGGCTGCGGCCAGCCTGGGCAAGGTCAGAGCTTGCagccctgctggggcctggggcggAGCTGGCTGCAGATCTGAGGCCAGACTGGGGGTTTCCAGCGAGCATTTGTTGGATGAatgccaggtgccagggagggggcggaGCTGGAGGCCTCCTAGGGACCTCCTGTGCTTCCTGGAGACCCTAGTGCTGGGAGActgggaggtgggacaggagctCCTGGACCTTGGACAGTGGAGACGGGAGGGCAGCTACAGCCGCCCGTGGggtttcctgcctccctctccggGAGCGAGAATTTGGGCACTGGAGTTGGTGATTTTCAGGCTCTTTCGGGACAGGGAGGGTTctggggccctgggagaggcTTTGGACGCATCGCACCAGTGCTATGTGCTGGCGAACGGCTGCCAGCCACGAGCTCTCCTTGTGAGAGCACTGGAAAGCCAGGCCTCGTGGTCAAGGGCAGGCTCCGCGTTTGGGTCCCGGCTCTGGTTTCTATTGTGTGAGCTTAAAGTTCTCCTGCCACAGATCCCTGCTTTGGGGTCACTGGGAGGTGGGCTCAccactttcttcttcctcctgcagGGGTCGGCATCTGCACGTCCTTCCTGGGCATCTCGTGGGCGCTGCTGGACTACCACCAGGCCTTGCGCACCTGCCTCCCCTCCAAGTcccccctgggcctgggctcctCCGCTGTCTACTTCCTGTGgaacctgctgctgctggggccccGGGTCCTGGCCGTGGCCCTGTTCTCGGCCCTCTTCCCCCGCTACGTGGCCCTGCACTTCCTggggctgtggctggtgctgctgctctgGGTGTGGCTTCAGGGCACAGACTTCATGCCAGACCCCAGCTCAGAGTGGCTGTACCGGGCCACGGTGGCCACCATCCTCTATTTCTCCTGGTTCAACGTGGCTGAGGGCCACACCCGAGGCCGGGCCACCATCCACCTGGCGTTCCTCCTGAGTGACAGTGTTCTCCTGGTGGCCACCTGGGTGACTCACAGCCCCTGGCTGCCCGGCGGGATCCCGCTGCACATATGGCTGCCTGTGGGAGGCGTCTGCTTCCTCTTGGGTCTGGTGTTGCGCCTTGTCTACTACCACTGGCTGCACCCTTGCTGCAGCTGGGATCCTGACCGGGTGGACGGGGCCCGCGGGGCCCGCAGCCTCCTCTCCTCTGAGCTGGGTCCGCTGCCCCAGAACAGGCGCATGACCCAGCTGGCTAAGAACTTCTTCCCCAAGGCTAAGGATGAGGCTGCTTTGCCGGGGAAGGGAGAAGTGAATGGGGTTCTTTgaggcagggtgagagagagccCGCCACAGCAGCCTGCCGTGCACACAGTGAAACGGGGCTGGGCCCAGTTGTGCAGAGGGTGCCTTAGGGAGAGAAGACTGCCTGTTCCTGTTCTCTTCCCCTAACCAGAGCAGTGGGGGCCCCAGAGCTCCCCACAGCGGGCACTTCCGTCTCCTGGCCCCCTCTAAAATAACCGGTGGAGGTGCTGTCCCGTCCTGGGTTCCCTTCTCCCACACTGGGGGCCCCAGGACCCCCAGGGGGTGCTCTCTAGAATGCTCCCTCTCCACACCTCCATTTGGTGCCTTCAACAGCTGTCTCTATTGAGAGCATTTTCTGGGTCAGGAACATCCTTCAATCCTTGTAACCCAGAACCAGAGCGGCTGCCATCCTGGCCTCATCCCTTACCTGTTCCGAACAAGCCTGTGAGCCGGGGAAGCCTGGTGCTGGGTGGTCCCTGGTGGCCCCTCCAGAGGCTTGGtgcggctggcccagcccctgttctGCTCGCAGGAGGCTGCCTTTCCACCAGGTGCCATGGGGACCTGTGTCTGGTCGGGCACAGCCgttgagtgttttttttctttcgcCAGCGTACTGCCTACCTCAGAGTATGCACCTCCGTCCTGGCCCGTGACAGACACTATGTGTTGTTTGACAGTATTATTAGGTTTAGTAAAGCTTCGTGGAATCCTCCAACCAAGTCTGTGTCAttaaatgagacttttttttttttttaaagatttatttatttatttcaaagtcagagttaaagagagaggtcttccatctgctggttcactccccaggtgaccgcaacggccagagctgtgatccaaagccaggagccaggagcttcttccaggtctcccacgcgggtgtggctttacccgctacaccacagcatgggccccattACGTGAAACTTCAAGTTCAAAACCTCCTAGAATGAAGGGATCGGCACGAGGTTCCTCAGAACTGGCAGTGTCCCTTGGGACACAGGACTGGTTTGgctgggacttctcagcctcgtTTGCAGTTTCAGGAGCTGGTGAGCCTCACAAACCAGATGTGGACAGATTCTAGAGGCTTCTCATAACCACCGCTGCTGGGCCTGGCAGGCACTGGATTTGAGATTCCTGGTGAACAGTGCTGGGAACTCGGAGAGGGTCTGTGATGAGAGGTGGTGCTGGGGATGTGGACGTGGGCAGTGGAAGCTTTTGCTGCTTTGGGAGGTCTGTGGTTTTGCAGAAACACAACAGGAAATGGGTGCTGGGGACAGAAGGTTCCAGTCGCTGCTATGAAGGGAACCAGGATGGTCTCAGTTCTGTTAGTCATTCATATATCCTAGTGGAGACAATAAAGAGGGCAAGCAGAGGGCAAGCAGTGGTGTCATCCCAGAGACGGGGGGCCTGAGAGTGGTGAGGGGCAGAGCCTGGCTTACTCACTGCCTGCTTGAAACATCCTGCAGGCAGGAAGGAAAGTTGCAACACTCTTCCTTTTGGGGCTGCAATGCAGGGCAGGAATGTGGCTCCATTGGCCCAGAGATGACAGGATAGGGGGTGGCTGTTGGGGAGGGGAGTGTGCCACCAAGACCACACATGCAGAATGTTAACAGGCAGGAAGGATCCCACAAGACATCCATTCCAGTGATTTCCAGATGAATTGCATGAACCTGTAGAATGGCCCATGTGGCCAACCCAGTGTTAACCAAAAAATCCCCATGTGGgccaagtgctgtggcatagtaggctaagcctctgcctgtggtgccagcatcccatatgggcaccagttcgtgtcctggctgctcctctgctgatccagctctctgcctatggcctgggaaagcagtggaagatggcccaagtccttgggcccctgcacccacatgggagacccggaagaagctcctggctctggatctgctcagctctacccattgtggccatttggggagtgaaccagtggatggaagacctttctgtctctccctctttctgtaactctgcctctcaaataaataaaatctttttttaaaagaagattatttatttgaaagagaggcagagagagagaaagagagacttccatttgctggttcactccccaaatgcaaaggctggagctgagctgatccaaagccaggagccaggaacttcttcgggatcttccacgtgggtgcaggggcccaaggatttggtccgtcctctactgctttcccaggccatcagcagggagctggatcagaagtggagcag containing:
- the XKR8 gene encoding XK-related protein 8 codes for the protein MPWSPRARPLWDLVLGALGTFVFLLDLGADLWAAVQYALSGRYLWAALVLALLALASVALQLFSWLWLRADPAGLHGPQPPGRCLALLHLLQLGYLYRCLQGLRQGLRVWRQEAPSDFHAAYADFLSLDISMLRLFETFLETTPQLTLLLAIVLQSGGAECFQWVGICTSFLGISWALLDYHQALRTCLPSKSPLGLGSSAVYFLWNLLLLGPRVLAVALFSALFPRYVALHFLGLWLVLLLWVWLQGTDFMPDPSSEWLYRATVATILYFSWFNVAEGHTRGRATIHLAFLLSDSVLLVATWVTHSPWLPGGIPLHIWLPVGGVCFLLGLVLRLVYYHWLHPCCSWDPDRVDGARGARSLLSSELGPLPQNRRMTQLAKNFFPKAKDEAALPGKGEVNGVL